A genome region from Brassica oleracea var. oleracea cultivar TO1000 chromosome C2, BOL, whole genome shotgun sequence includes the following:
- the LOC106325589 gene encoding uncharacterized protein At4g22758 isoform X2, producing MLLYNKQKKNAKGNRILISVTVLGSAGPIRFLAYEEDLVASVIDTALKCYAREGRLPLLGSDFNDFILYCPMVGPESMSAWKGIGSLGARNFTLCRKPEEKNKVVKEGDGARKGGSFKAWINKSFSLRVSTH from the exons ATGTTGCTCTACAACAAGCAGAAGAAGAACGCTAAGGGAAACAGAATCCTTATCAGCGTTACCGTTCTCGGTAGCGCCGGTCCGATCCGGTTCCTTGCGTACGAAGAAGATCTCGTAGCTTCGGTTATCGACACTGCTCTCAAGTGCTACGCTCGTGAAGGTCGCCTTCCTCTTCTCGGATCCGACTTCAATGATTTCATTCTCTATTGTCCCATGGTTGGACCTGAAT CTATGAGCGCGTGGAAAGGTATTGGATCGCTTGGTGCAAGGAACTTTACTCTGTGTAGGAAGCCAGAGGAGAAGAATAAGGTGGTCAAGGAAGGTGATGGAGCTAGAAAAGGAGGAAGCTTCAAAGCTTGGATCAACAAGTCCTTCAGTCTCAGAGTCTCCACCCATTAA
- the LOC106325589 gene encoding uncharacterized protein At4g22758 isoform X1, whose protein sequence is MLLYNKQKKNAKGNRILISVTVLGSAGPIRFLAYEEDLVASVIDTALKCYAREGRLPLLGSDFNDFILYCPMVGPESMSAWKGIGSLGARNFTLCRKPEEKNKVVKEGDGARKGGSFKAWINKSFSLRVLAVSCE, encoded by the exons ATGTTGCTCTACAACAAGCAGAAGAAGAACGCTAAGGGAAACAGAATCCTTATCAGCGTTACCGTTCTCGGTAGCGCCGGTCCGATCCGGTTCCTTGCGTACGAAGAAGATCTCGTAGCTTCGGTTATCGACACTGCTCTCAAGTGCTACGCTCGTGAAGGTCGCCTTCCTCTTCTCGGATCCGACTTCAATGATTTCATTCTCTATTGTCCCATGGTTGGACCTGAAT CTATGAGCGCGTGGAAAGGTATTGGATCGCTTGGTGCAAGGAACTTTACTCTGTGTAGGAAGCCAGAGGAGAAGAATAAGGTGGTCAAGGAAGGTGATGGAGCTAGAAAAGGAGGAAGCTTCAAAGCTTGGATCAACAAGTCCTTCAGTCTCAGA GTATTGGCTGTGTCGTGTGAATAA